GTTTTTCCGGACCAAAAACCGCCGCTAGGGTTTTAACATCAGTGATGGATCGTCAGTCCATTATATTAATCCAACAAAAATTCGTGACAAATCTCTGGAGTAAAGCTCCGAGCTTTCCTTCAGTTTTTCCAATCCCTCGATGTCTCTACCGCCGGAAGCAAGTGACTAGCCATGCTTAGGCGGCGGCTGCTCCGAGAGCTCCAAGCTTGCGCGGAGTCGCTCCCTCAATCGAGCAATCAGATTGCGTTTGCAAGAATCTGTGGATGCCCGTTGAATCTGACTAAAGATTCGCGTAAGTATTGTAATCCTCCTATCAGTTTCCGCTTGCCGCTAGTTTTTAGAAGAGgagttgttgctgttgttgctgttgttgctggTTCTTGTGGTGTGAGGTCTTTTCAGAACTCTGATGTCCAGCCGCCGGCTCGGTGCTTTTCCGGCGAAGCCTGCGCGGCGCCCCCGGCCAAGATCCCGGATTCGCCGGCGCGCGTGCTCCGGCATGGCCTCGTCCGTGCGAGCGCGCAGGCCTCGCTGCTCGAGTATCTCCATTCTACGCGGGGAATAGAGTTTATGCTGGCCGAGCACATGAGCAAGAACTCTCCGGCGTTCCTCGCCCGCCTCCTTGCCAACGTGGACACCGGCGGCGGCGCCGATGTGAGATTGTCAGTCTCCAGGTTCCTCCAATACCACCCCATCAATGAGTTTGAGCCGTTCTTCGAGAGCATTGGGCTCAGGCCGTCAGAGTTGGGGAAGTTCTTGCCAAGTGATTTGATATACCTGAAGGATGCTGTCGAATTGCTGGAGAATTACCAAGTACTTTGTGATTATGGCGTGCCACGGACCAAGATTGGTAAGGTGTACAAGGAGGCCAATGAGGTGTTTGGTTATGGACACAGTGTGTTATTCTCGAAATTGCAAGAATATGAGCAGCTTGGATTGAGCAAATCAACAATCACCAAGCTTGTAGTGTGTTGCCCCAAACTCCTTATTGGTGAAGCCAACCTTGAGTTTCTGCATGTTTTGGATAAGTTGAAAGCCTCTGGTATTATGCTCGGATGGTTTAGAGGGGGTTTGTCAGATGAGAGCACACACAACTGGAGACGAACTCTTAAAATGCTTGAATTTCTTGATATGATGGGTTCCAACAACAAGACTCTGTTGGTAAGGCTGATCAAAGAACATCCAAGATTTGTGTTTGGCGAATCTGGTAAGAAGTTGTATCTTCTTGTCAGCATGCTGTGTAAATTTGGCATTCAGATAGATAGCATGCTACAGCTGTTCGTGCAGTGTCCATGGGTTCTAAACATGAAATTTCCAAAGAATCTGCAGAAATCAGTGGATTTTTTGACTCAGATAGGAATGGAGGCATTCGACATTGCTCGCGTTGTCTCATCATGCCCTGAAATTCTTGGTGCTAGTTCTTGTCAGAGTGCTGCTATTGTGTTGTCTACCATGAACCTGTCTGCTGCGAGGTTATGCAATATCATAAAAGATGACCCTATGCAGTTTGGTACTTTGGTATCAAAGAAAAAAATTGCAGCTGTGACAAAGATAGACAGTTTTTATCTTGGAGAGAAGGCTGAATTTTTGCTGAAGATCGGCTTCATTGAGAACTCTGACGACATGGTGAAGGCAATGTCCCATTTTCGTGGCCGCGGTGACCAGCTTCAAGAGAGGCTAGATTGCTTGGTCGATGCTGGATTGGACTATGAGGATGCCTGCAGCATGATCAAAGTGGCCCCATTTGTACTGAACATGTCAGTGAGTATGATCAAGAAAAAGATCAGCTACATTCTGAATGACATCGGATACACTCTTGAATCTATTGTTGCTTTTCCTGCGATTTTCGGGTACAGTTTGGAGAAGATGAAGCTGAGATTCATGATGTACAAGTGGCTCACCGAAAATGGCGTCAAGATCAAACCAACAAACAAGAACAAGGTAAACAAGTCCATGGTAGCCTTGAGCACCATCATGGCATGCTCAGATGTCAGGTTTGTGAAGCAATTTGTGAATCTTCACCCTGGTGGACTGGATCAATGGCAAAGGTTGAAGAACTGTTCAACTATTCAGTAAGAATTACAAGACAAATATTCAATTTTATTTGGAAAAATATATTCCGACGCACAAGCTTTATTTCTTCAGCTGCCCCCTTGCAATGCAGGGCTAAAATACAAATCTTGACACATCTTCACAAATGCCATGTCTGAAAACTCAAGTTTTCATATTTGGAAGTTTTTACTTTAGACTTGACTGAAAAACTGCTAGGACCTACTTGGAGAGGAATCTCTCTTGGAAAGCTTTGGTATTTAGTTATTAGTATGTTGTAGGATATATCAGTTCATCACAATTGTATACATGTATAAACCTGATATTAACATCCCATGTGAGGTTGACCAGCGGCATAAGGCTAATTGCCAGTCAGTTTCCAGATTACTTTTTTTCTGTAATGTTAGCGATAAAATTTCTATGAAATCACCAAAGTCCATTCCAACTCTTTGTTGGCCCCAACTTTATGATTTACAGTTCAACTGGTAGTATGGCTTACAGTTTCGTTCTAACCGATATATAATTGACAGAGACTTGCCTATTATATTAAGGCTGATTTTAGTATTACGCGTGGATCATCGAAACTCCGTTTGGTTGGACCATTTCTGCCGACCACCATCAGGTGTGCGTACTAGAATAGAGAGAAGTAGCGCTGAATGTTTCTATGTATGCTTTGTGATAAGTACTTTGTGATTTGTCGATTTGCATCTGCCGGAGCCAGTGCGGGAGCTACCACACTGAGCTGCACTGAGCCTTGTGAATTGTGTATTGTGATTAATGCTTGTGATTTTAGGGTTGTAGTATGAAGATCTTTTTTGACCTTCTGAACCTAAATAGGCTGTGCCTCGGTTGTCCTTATCACAAAAGATTTAAGAAATACCAAACAAGGCGCGATGTCCTTGACAAAAAAGATTTCATAAATACCAAAAAAGCATGGAGTATATATGTAAGAGAGAAAATTTCCGAGCATTTGATATATTCTGTGTTTTGGTTTTGTCTATTCATCAAATGATTTCCACTTTTCACATTGAAGCTACTCTTAAGACTGCTGAACATTTTGTAGTACAGTCTCAGCGTGTATCATGCTAGGAGCTATTTACAGCCAACACTATAACCTGAAGCTTTGTTTTGGCTGTTTGCCCATAAAGGCAAAGTCCGCTAGCGCTGAAAGCTGTTCATGTAAAAAACAAGTGAGCCCTCTGCTTGATGTCAAAAAAAAAAGTGAGCCCTCTGCTTAAACCAGGTCCATGCATGTAAACACCACTATCCTAgaaattatatgctcttgttgaTGCTATGCAATACCCCAAATTCATTTATATATGGGAATCGTAGATTTGTTGTTGATTCCAAATTGTTTTTTTTTAACtaggcaaaagatttgccatttTCATTGATTAAGAGAGAAGGTTAACAATGTATGGCCAAGGGCCAAATACAGTACATCACTCTCGCGACATAATGTTACACAAATATTTTGCTCCCGCAAGGCTCCAAAGCGAGCATTCCTCTTTAATCTTGACGACCAACACTCCCATTGGAACGGCCGTGTTGCGGAAAACTCTAGCGTTTCGCTCCTTCCATATTTCTCAGGAGATTAGCATCATCAGGGAGACAAGCGGCCTTCTCGACGGAGTTTGCTTAGTGGCATTCTGACTCCACCAACCCTTAACCGAATCCATACCAATCCAATCGTTGGGCTGGACATCGTGGAGCGTAAGTCAAGTTTTAATCATGCCCCAAACCCGAATGGTGTATCGACATTGAAAAAGAAGGTGGGCCGCCGATTCATGGACTTGTCGGCATAATGGACAAAGGTTGCAGTTCGGCCATCCGCGACAGTGGAGTCTATCAGTTGTCCAAATCCTTGTTCTAATTCATACATAAAAAATGTTCCAGGCCGGCGGTGAAGCTGAAACTCTTAGGCCCTGTTTAGATTAGGGTGTTTCTTTCGAATACACATGTAAAAAATACAGGCCTCCGGCGGTCGGTTTCTTTTCTAGCCAAAAATCAGTCGTGACCGGTATAATACATCTGTAAATTTGACACCTCCATATTGCAATACACCGCATCCAAGCGCGGCCTTACATGTTCAGCTAATTGGTGACAACGACACAACTTGGCACTTGGCTTGATGGTGAAGGAAAAGCTTGATCGGTTCAGCCAACCGTGGGAAGATATGCAGTTGGTTTGAAAGGTGTCTCTTAGTTGTAATTAAGTAGATAATTGGTATGCATACGAGTAAGTGAACGCTTGATTACAAAATCAGGGTGCTAATTAGATGATTTCTTCACTAATTGCCGGACGAATTTGCATTTTTCATGTTCTGGCCTCATTTTCTGTGCTATTCGGATTTTCCATGCAAACAAGGAAGACACTTAgccatatgttactagtctatgttactacctccacAGTGGAGAATAACATATATGTGGTAttatgcaacacttcatttattatactatagactcatcttacctttggtatgtgtgatgttactcatactagtagtaactagttatgttaccacatgcctctttttttcatttattacttgccacatcatctattttgtcTAGATACTTGTGATGTTaccacctatgttactcccattatGGGTATACCAAAACTTTTATCACTTGGTTGTAAAATTATGGTGCTagttactccctccatttttatttactccacgtattagatttggtcaaagtcaagctttgtaaacTTTGATAAAGTTTATAGACAAAAACATTAAcgtatacaataacaaatcaataacattagattcattattgaatgtactttcacatcatatagatttgttaTGGTGAATATTTATAATCTTTTCTATAAACTTGATCAAACTTTAGAAAGTTTGACTTCAATCAactctaatatgcggagtaaataaaaacggagggagtacataatgtCTTCACTAATTTCTGATAGATTTCAACTGTTTAGACTCCGATATCATTTTCCTGTGCTATTTGGATTTTTATGAAAACAAAGGGTACCCAGTGCTGAAAGCTTCCACACAAGATGGGTATAGGGAAGAAAATTTCGACAACCTTACCCTTGCATAATAATTTTGCAAGGAGGCTGGTTCGGACCCGGGACCTTCAGGCCACAAGTGGAGTGACTCTGTCACTGCGCCATGCCCGCCCCTATGCTATTTGGATTTTTATGGCAACATGGAAATTACATGATGCTGACAACCAAGAGCTTTACCTTTCCAATTTCATGCTGTTAGGATAGGTATAGCTGCCATCTGTTCAGTCCTGCATATCCCTCTTGGAGAAATGGTTCGAATTTATTTGGCTAACCATAGTCTCTGAATGTTTTGGTTCTCTGATGTGTTTCATCGTTTAGTTTCCCTCTTCGTGTTCCATTTTGCTCAGCACATGTATAATAATACTCTTCGTGTTCCATTTTGGTTCTGTGATGTAGTTCATCGTTGAATCTAATTTTTAATCAGCATCTTTTTTACCTAACCAAATTTTGTTACTTTTGTGGCAATTTTTCCACAGCAGACACACTTTGTACATAGTCCCGGGTACTATTATTCTCAGATCTACCACTTCTCCATCGCTTCAAGCCTTAAAGACACGATGAGCTCCGCCAGCGACCACTGGTTCATGCATATTGCCTCCGTTCGTCTCTGCTCTATTCCTACTAccagaccgagcatggttatacaaAGAACCAATGCACATTGCTATGTCCAAGATTTTTCGCGTAAAAAAATATGCCATGAACTTGGTTAAATATGTCTACATGCTAAATTCATATAATAATTTATACAAAGAACCAATGCACATTGCTATATCCAAGATTTTGTTGTGCAAACCTCACTCTGATTTCTCCCCTTGGTGTAAATTTTCTGTTCCCCATTTCAGTTTAGGTTAAGGCACTGTGATGGATTGTGATAATCTTGTTTACTAAACCAGTTTTTGCTTACTTTTGTGTTTAATTTTCTATATCATATTATGATATAAGCACAGCATGACACAATTCAGCAAACTACAAACGGAGTGTAAATATACAAACGATTGCTAATTTATATGAATTATTTTTCTCCACGTTGTGACTTCTATCACTTCCCATTTCTCACGTGCCTTGCGGACATGGTTACTTATGTAGTTATGTGCCCGAGTGGCATGGTACGCTGAAAGCCTTCCTAATCTATTTCTCCAATCATCACATCAGGATTACTGCAAATATAGTAGGATTCATATATTATCTTTTTCATAATGAAACCATAAATGACTTGTAACTTTTGTTGTTCCTTTTTGCAAGCCATCCTTTATTCCTTTTTTACCACAATACTTTGCTATTTTTGTACATACAAGTATAATCCGTAAAGAAGTTCCTTGAACAATCATTCAGCTGCATCTTTCGCAGCAGTCTCGAACGCCCTCATGAATATGTTTGGAGGCTGACCACCACTGAGTTGATATTTTCCATTGATCTGAAGTAAACAGCACAAAAAGATATCATGCACAAGTCACTAATTGGATAAGAGGCGGAAGGGACACTAACAATAAAGTAAttaatattcataccacaaagtGAGGGACTCCAGAAATGCCAGAAGAGTATTTGTTGAGTTCTTCCTTAACCTTGTACCACCAGAAAACGGATTAAGAAGCTGCAGCCTTTTCCCAAAATAACGATGGCCACCAGGAGCAACGGTCAGTGGAAAACATACCTCATCGACTCCTTTGCTAGGGTCCAGCAGAAGTTCTTCTGCTCCTTCTATGCCCACCTTTCTTGCAGCATCCATAAGAACTTGCCTTCACAGATTTGAAAAATGAATTTCATAAGACTGAAGACAACAGTGGTCAACATAGAAAGAAAAATTGAGGAAAAGAAAGTGCGGCAAGTTGATTAGAGGTATACATTCCCTCGAGTAAATGAAGCAACGAACAGCTTACTCTGGTAGCATGGGACAGTTTTAATTCGCAATTTTATCCTCTGTTGTTTTCAGATGCTATAATTCTATTCAGAGGTGTGGTGCAGCATGAAGACAGTGAATGGCGAATTTTTGTTTGTCAATACAAAAAACAGAATGATGCAGCACATGTAACAAATAAAAATTAAAATGGGCACGTGTTATTTGCTTTTGCCTCATTATGAGTAACTCACATCTAGAGTAGAAAATGGTCATCAAAAACCATGTGTTAAAGGTGATAATAAAGGGATGGCTGGAGCATATATGCAGCCTCTCTGTTTTCCTATATATATTGAGCATAGGGTTGAgccaagtacaatagtgggctttTCTAGAAGTTGGTTAGTGATTTCGCATTAAGTAATATGATGGTCACTGATCAGTCCAACTCAAAAAAAAGAAGTATGATTCTCAGTGCATTTTTTAGTATCTGGCACAGGACTTGTAGCATAATTTCACCTCAATAGTTGTCACATGCGAAGGTGTATTCTTAATATGATATATTTATTTTGCTCGCAAAACCCCCCGGTATGTTCATTTAGCTAGTGCAATGAAATGTCTAGATTACAATACAGTTTCTCTCAGAGGAATAACGGGGCTTAAAAATGATTCCAAGTCTTGTGCCATTACAAACACAGAATATGCATAGTATGTCAGTACCAAAAGCAGTTATACACAAAGGATATCAACAGGTCAACACAGATTTACTGCAAATATAAAATACATAAACTGTAGGATTAAGGTCAGAACAAAAATCAAAGAAGCAACAGTGGTCATACTCATGGAGTTTAACATGTACTCACCTATCACCAATATATTTTCCTTGGCAAAAATAACTGACGAATAGTTCGTCTAGAAGAGCATTTTGTTTATCATAGCCTTGGTGTCCGGCAAGTGTTATGAGCCTATGGCTGTCCATTGTATTCCCGCTGCATTACAATCTTAAAGTCAGTGCACTGAAGACCCATACACATGATGCAGGTGTATGGAGCAGTTTAGAACCGATTCACTTACGTGAGTCCTGACATGTCATATTCAAAGCCAAGTCCTCGGAACATCTGCAAAAATAGGACGGCAACAGATAAGTACACATTATATGCCATGTGAATAAACAACATGGTCAAGTTGAATGAGAGGACCTCTCTCATGCGAGCAGTTGCACGCTCAAACTGCACAGGGCCAAACTTGGTCTTGTAGAAATCAGATTTCTTGACACCTTCCTTAGGTGCATCAGGGTTCAGAAAAAATGGATGCCAACGAACCTATAAAGCAGAGACAGTCACACTAGCATTACACCGTGATGATAAGAATTGTGAAGTTAGATCATGGTAGTGATTTATTGAAGTGAAACCTCAAAATCAAACTTGTCCATGGTTTGCTCCATAGCTTTCTCAAGATTCTTTTTCCCAACAAAGCACCAAGGGCACACTGTATCCGAGCTCACGTCGATCTGAATGAGCTTCTTGCCAGTATTTGAAGCCATATGTTTAGCAAATCTACAATTGAACAAAGAAGTTATTATCAAATTGGCTCGTAATTTCGCCTCCGAGAAAGCACTGACAGATTAGTCCACTTCAAGAATGTGAATCTTTGAGGGGTATTTTCTTTCAAGAGAAAAGCTGAATTTCTGAAAGCTGAGAAGATGCAAAAGCATTGCCAGGGCTTTGTTTCAGTACTCTTCCTGAAGAAAGCATTTTGACTCCTGAAGAAAGCTATAATTCATTTTGCCTAGGATCCAAACACCCCTGACCAGAGACAGTCATACATACTGTATGTGAGTTAtttacccaaaaccaccacacttggggctagggtaaccGGTCGGTACCACATTTGAGCCATGTCACAAAAAACCACCAACTCTGGGACTAATTGGTAACGCAAAGCACTGACGGGCCGTTTTAGCCACGGAAACAGCGAATCCGACAGGTCGGGCCCACCCGTCGAGTCGACGTGGCGTGcttgcgtggacaatttgttgagTTGGACGAGGGCCCCACCTGTCAATGACTAGAGTGTTTATCTTTTTTCACATTTTCTTTTTATTCCTCTCTTCAGTTTTCTCATGGGCATTTCAACAAACACGCTATGTGCGTGTCTTCACCGGCGCCACCACCAGGCGAGGCCGTGCGGCGGCGCACTGGGAACGGGCGCGCGAGGCAGCTGCGGTAAGGAGAAACTCGACCGACGCCCATGGTGGTCTTCTCTGGGGACGTCGATGGCGGACTCGCGGCCGCGGACGGACATGCCCTCCACGGCGCGCGGCCAGGGCCTCCCTGCGCACCGCCGCCGGCAGCCCGGCACAGTAGCTCCAGCACCGTCGACGTGTGCTTCATCATTGCGACCACGAGGCCCGACGCTGCAACCGCCTCCATTAGCCTGAGCCCGAGCAGGATCTCCCGTGTAGGAGAAGCCTAGGGGGCGGCCCGATGCTTCTGGTTTGCCGCCAGCTCGCGCCGCCAGCTCGCCGCCAGTTCACCGCCATCTCGCGCCGCCCTCAATGCCCGATGCAGCGCACGCATGCGTTCGTCCAGGGAGACATCTAGTCATGGAGGTACGAGGTCCAGCGCGGCGGCTCAACATGGATTTTAGGTGGCTGGGGCGGCTGGGCAGCTCGCCGGTGGTGGTGTATCTCACCGGGGTTGGGCTCCGGTGGCGGTGCGGGATTAGACAGTGGTGGGGGTTGGTGTACTGGAGGGAGAGAGGGGAAGAAGAGAGAGCCCGACAGGTGGGGCCTTGTGCCACCTCAGCGGATTATCCACATAGGCACGCCACGTCAGCCCGACGGGTGGGCCCGACCTGTCGGATTCGCTGTTTCCGCGGCTAAAACGGCCCGTCAGTGCTTCGCGTTACCAATTAGTCCCAGAGTTGGTGGTTTTTTGTGACATGGCTCAAATGTGGTACCGACCggttaccctagccccaagtgtggtggttttgggtaaaTAACTCACTGTATGTCGAAATAATGGATTGATCGCAGCTTTGCAAGTTTTGCTGTATTATTGCTCGGTTTTAAACCACCGAGAGCGATCTTGTGAAAAGAAAAACAATGCAGTTTGGTACATATTTTCGTTAGCCACTTAAAACTAGTATTGCTTTTAAGATTTCCATATTACGATCCCTTCTTGGGTATCCGGTGGCGATCGAATAGGAAATGGGGATTTGTCATCACTCTCGTTTCACTTACTGAAATCTAATTGACCATCTCTCCAATTAGACCTCaatggcgttctccccacccagACCCAGTGCAGCTGCCGGGAAAAAAAAATCCGAGCTACAGTTTCAACTTTCAAGGCAAATTGCACTCCACTTTTCGCATCCTCAAATAACAACAACCAGGAATTGCGCTTCGCCTAGAGGCAGAGTTCTTGCATCACCCAGCCATGCCGTCCCCAAAGGAAGTCCACAATCGATTTTGTTTTTCTTGGAGCAAATCCGCATGATGATTAACCGGAAAGAGACAGGTACTACTGCATACATAATACGAAAGACGGAGAGGATTCTGAACCTGAGAGCTGTGGGCTTGGCGAGGGAGGGGGCGCGGATCGGGAGGAGGCGACTTGGCATACAAGTGAGAAAAATCTGCCCCTTCACTTGTGATCTGGGTACGATTTGGTATCTGTTCGTGAGGTGAGGTGAAGGGGAGGGGGAGGTAGGTAGGCAGAAAGGAGAGGGGAGGGTCGGCGTTGTTTGCTCGTGGACTTTTTGTCTGTTTGGGAAGAGTTCCACTCGACGTCGTAGCTTTGAGCGGTAAACACGTGTTTGGCTCACAAGCCAGCTCCAGAATCAGATTAGTGAGAGGTTGTTGTGAATTGTCAACTACACTTCTTTTTTCTCAATTTTTTCCTACCAATCATTAATCACTAATTTTCTTTGCTCTCCCGTCTGTTTTTTCCCTCATATTTTTCTTAAAAGGACTGAGATCTATAAAGGTTCATTAGAAATACAAAGCGTTTGAAACATGATAAAAAACTAGATaataccccgcgcgttgctgcgggatTTATAGTAATACATTGTCGAGAATAAATTAGAACATACGAAAAGTTCTCTGCGTCATATTTATGGGTGTCTTACATTGCACATTTGCATAACAGAAATTCACTTTGCACTACCAAAAAAGTTGCTTCCCAAAAAATGCCAGTTATAGAAATAATGGTGGCAAAGTCTTGTGGCTCTTTTTTTTCATGAATACCTTAATGAAGCAGACACAGTGGTATAATTCATTTCTTTAGTTAGCTACATTGGTAAAAATGGGCTTACAATCCTCTAGAAATATAAAGATAGGAAACCATTCTCATCGGTAGATCTCTTATGCATGATCTCAAAAGGTAAAGATTATTACTGTCGATAACCAATTAGTGGCTTTGCCAATACCTTCTATGTAGCCTGCACTAAAAGTCAAAGAAGCAATAAGACATGGGACATGAACGTTTGATTGTCCCGGTGGCAAAGTCTTGTGTAACTTATATGTAGCCTCATAAAAGTACACATCCCGTCTTGAAGGTATCCATTGTGGCAAACACTTCATGTAGACATAAATAAGGAATGGTAGTGGTCCTGAAAAGTGAAAAGACAAACTGTCACATTTTTTATGGCAATCTATGAAATGTGATGAAACAAATGGACTAACCAAAATACCAAATATATCTAAAGTCGATCTGAGTAGCGGGAAACTGTTAATGAATAGAAAGAAACTTTAACAACCAGAGTGCAAATGagattgaaaataataataataataataataataataataataataaacaacCAGCGTGGGCTTCTCTTTCCTAGGTTTTACACCGATGGGCTTCAGTGGAAGACAGAGGAGGCCTTGTTTGATTAATTACCAGAGTTAAATATCTCAGAGAAAAAATTAGCAGAGTTAAATCACACCATTGGTTGAAAAATGCTGAGGTGGCAAGGCTGCTGAGGTGGATAGGCTGCATGTCAAGAGAAATAGGATAGTGGGgatgaactatttaggtattatagattACAATGAGGACCATGCACCACAGAATCACCATTGTCCCCCGTCAAAACGAGCCGCCAATGTGTCGTCGTCGTCGCTCTCATACCAGAGCCGACCTAACCTTGTTGATGATAGCAGGAAAGTCTTTGTGCACGTGCCCGTAATGACCACCACCTAGGAGTGGTAGTCGTCGTCGTTGAACAATTGAATCGATCTGAAGAACTTGACATAAAATCTCGTTGTCACGCATGCATGATGAGAAAACCTAACCTCGCCTCGCCGTCCCGAGGAGCTGACATGAATATACACCAGAGCTTCGTCTAATGCGTCTCAACTGATGAACTTGAGAAGGAT
This sequence is a window from Aegilops tauschii subsp. strangulata cultivar AL8/78 chromosome 7, Aet v6.0, whole genome shotgun sequence. Protein-coding genes within it:
- the LOC109731701 gene encoding uncharacterized protein; protein product: MPSRLLPIRAPSLAKPTALRFAKHMASNTGKKLIQIDVSSDTVCPWCFVGKKNLEKAMEQTMDKFDFEVRWHPFFLNPDAPKEGVKKSDFYKTKFGPVQFERATARMREMFRGLGFEYDMSGLTGNTMDSHRLITLAGHQGYDKQNALLDELFVSYFCQGKYIGDRQVLMDAARKVGIEGAEELLLDPSKGVDEVKEELNKYSSGISGVPHFVINGKYQLSGGQPPNIFMRAFETAAKDAAE
- the LOC109731699 gene encoding transcription termination factor MTEF18, mitochondrial, translating into MLRRRLLRELQACAESLPQSSNQIAFARICGCPLNLTKDSRKYCNPPISFRLPLVFRRGVVAVVAVVAGSCGVRSFQNSDVQPPARCFSGEACAAPPAKIPDSPARVLRHGLVRASAQASLLEYLHSTRGIEFMLAEHMSKNSPAFLARLLANVDTGGGADVRLSVSRFLQYHPINEFEPFFESIGLRPSELGKFLPSDLIYLKDAVELLENYQVLCDYGVPRTKIGKVYKEANEVFGYGHSVLFSKLQEYEQLGLSKSTITKLVVCCPKLLIGEANLEFLHVLDKLKASGIMLGWFRGGLSDESTHNWRRTLKMLEFLDMMGSNNKTLLVRLIKEHPRFVFGESGKKLYLLVSMLCKFGIQIDSMLQLFVQCPWVLNMKFPKNLQKSVDFLTQIGMEAFDIARVVSSCPEILGASSCQSAAIVLSTMNLSAARLCNIIKDDPMQFGTLVSKKKIAAVTKIDSFYLGEKAEFLLKIGFIENSDDMVKAMSHFRGRGDQLQERLDCLVDAGLDYEDACSMIKVAPFVLNMSVSMIKKKISYILNDIGYTLESIVAFPAIFGYSLEKMKLRFMMYKWLTENGVKIKPTNKNKVNKSMVALSTIMACSDVRFVKQFVNLHPGGLDQWQRLKNCSTIQ